The Methanobacterium bryantii genomic interval TTTTCAGTGATACTTGCAGTAAAAAATCCTACAATCAAGATTGGAAAGAGCATGTTGAACATGTCAGTATCAAAGAATCCTGCAAATGTGTGGGTAAAATATGCTGGGACCGTACCAACTAAAATTCCTGCGGCTATCCCCCCATACTCATTGGTAAGTTTCATTACAAATATGTATGCTGGAATAACGGCTAATGATGCTATAAATGGTGCTAACCAGATAGCAACTTCATTTAAAGGTGCATTTACAAATGAATTAATTAATTCATAAATAAATGCTGTAATATAAACAATCAGCGGGGGATATGCTGCGGGCCTACCTGAAGGATAATAAGAGTGCAGGTCCCATGGACTGCCTTCCAATATTGTGTCACCTAGATAATTGTGATCGAGATAATCATAGGTCATCCTGTAGTTGTAATATGAGTCCATTTCACTGAAATATGGAAGCCCATTTTGATCCTGGAAATTGGACTTTACTTCTCCAGATACTCCAGGTAAATAAGCTGACTGTATTCTAAGAGAAAATGCAAGTATAAATACTAAAATTATAATTATTAAAGGCTTAAATTTGGATAAATTCCATTTTATATTCATATATTATCCCTTATGGTACTATTACATATTATTTTAATAATTAATATTAATAATTTGCTCTAAAAATATTTAAATGTTTGCTTATAGCGCTAATACTGTTAAAATTACCAATTAGGTATTCTAGACTAGCTCTAGAGTACAAAATCAAAGAAAGATATCTGGATTAAAATTTAGCCATTACTAAAATTTATAGCGTAATAAAGTTATCTCATTACATCTGCTGGTTAAAAACATTTGAAAAGACTTAAATACTTAAAAAAGACGATTAAGTTCTATGAAAGTAGCAAACTTAATTGTATATTTATGTGCGGTTGTAATGATAATTCTCGGAGTTTACAGCTTCATTTACCTTAAAGATATTTATTCTGGAGTAATATGGCCGGTATTTGGTATAATTATTGCTATTTTAGGTTACATAAGGCTCAAATAAAATCTTAAAAAAATATTTTTTTTTATTTTTGATTTGGAATAACTAGAAAAATATGATTTTATAGTACTGCTTTTTATAATTTTCAATAAATTGAAATTCAGTTATTATTTGTAAGCATGAGGGTTATAGAAAAGTCTTCTAAATCCTAAAATTTTAAATAAATGCTTTTTTATAATGATTTCACGTTTTCCAAGGATGATTTTACGTATTAGGTCTCCAAGGCCCCCTCCAGTAAGAACATCCATGATATAATCTCCAAAATATGGATTTTTTATGTCTAGTTTCTCCTCTAAAAAGATGTTTAGATTCTTTCTTCTTATAAATGATATAACAAATAATGTAATGATAAATAAGGCCAGTACTCCTAAAAAACTCCCAATTGAATATCCCATACTGGAAACACTGCCGTAGACTCCACCTAAAACTGCATAAGCAATTCCAAGTGCTACAGCAAATGAGTGATTTCCAATTTCACCCATCATGATCTTTCCTTTATAGTCCAGCGGGGCGTAGCCAATACACGCTGCCAGAACAACCAGGGGAATATAAATGGATAATCCTGCAGGCACTGCTAAAATAAGCGCAAGAATGCACATAATAATCACAGTAGAACAGGCAGCTCCTGGCTGCATATCTGCAATATTTAAAGGTTGAATCATAAGTGCAATCAAGATTGAAGCAGGTCCAACATAAAAAAATCCAATTACAGCTACGGCAAGCATTCCCATGCCTCTTGAAAGCTGACCTATCTCGAACGGCAGCATTTTAGTTTTTTTCCTTCCAATTAAATCATCTAAAAATGCAAAAATCCCAATTAAAGCTACAAGATAACTGTAATTTAAAGGTAAAAATAGCAATATGGCTATAAATGGTGCAATTCCAACGGCACGGGGTGTTCCTCCCCTAACACTGGTATATAAACTACTGCTGCTTTTTTTAATTATCCAGCTAAACAGCAGTGTTAAAATAGCAGATATCATGAATGATAGAATGATCTCGGTATACATTGGTTCACCTGTATTAAAAATTAGGGATGGAGCTATATTAAATTTGTTAATATTCCAATTTACACATATTTATTTAATAAAAAACTATGGCTTTGAATGCAAAAAATTTAAAGAAAGTGTAAATTTATAATTTGTCCAGTATATCAATAAACTGGCATGCATCAGAATATTTTTTTTCATATGAATCCTTTTTATAAGTCTCATACACTATAGCAGGAATTCCTTTGCGTGCTATGGGCTTTGTGACGTATGATGGACTTGATCCACCTGGAGAATAAATTTCTAAAAATGACATATTTTGGGTGATACTGGTTAAGTAATTCTGAGTTTCATTATCCTTAGAGATGGGATATATAAACCGGTTGTACCTGTAACCGACAGATGCTCCTAAATCTTCGTGTATATCTACAA includes:
- a CDS encoding cell wall biosynthesis protein, coding for MYTEIILSFMISAILTLLFSWIIKKSSSSLYTSVRGGTPRAVGIAPFIAILLFLPLNYSYLVALIGIFAFLDDLIGRKKTKMLPFEIGQLSRGMGMLAVAVIGFFYVGPASILIALMIQPLNIADMQPGAACSTVIIMCILALILAVPAGLSIYIPLVVLAACIGYAPLDYKGKIMMGEIGNHSFAVALGIAYAVLGGVYGSVSSMGYSIGSFLGVLALFIITLFVISFIRRKNLNIFLEEKLDIKNPYFGDYIMDVLTGGGLGDLIRKIILGKREIIIKKHLFKILGFRRLFYNPHAYK